The Candidatus Neomarinimicrobiota bacterium genomic sequence ATCAGTTAGGGAGTGTGTCGGTGGGCAGCTCGAATGTGATTTCCCCGGCCCCATCGTTCTGCGACACCCTGATCTCACCAAAGCGGGCTTCGAACTTCTTGATATTGTCCGTCAGGGCAGCGGCAAATGACTTGACGTGCAGCGGTGTCATGATAATGCGCGACCGCACCCGTGCTTTGGGCATCCCCGGCATTATCTGGCTGAAATCGATAATAAACTCGGCCGGGGAATGGGTGACGATGGCCAGGTTGGCGTATTCGCCCGCTCCCACCTTTTCATCCAGCTCGATCTGAATCTGCTTGGTCTTGGTTTTGCCCTCAGTGTCCATAATGTCCTTCTCCCTCGCTGTGCCTCAAAGGGCTGTCCGATCAGCCCTCGCCATCAGCGTTCTGCCGCCGGTTAAATTCTTCCCAGTCGTCTTCGAGGCCCTCCCACTGACGAAACTCATGCTCGTCGGTGGTGGTCTCATTCAAATCAACGTCTTCATCCAGGTTCTGAATATGCTGGTCGATGCGCTCAAATTCGTTTGGATCGGTTTCGTCCAGTTCTTCGATGCCGGGCTCATAAACCACGTCGCCACCGTACAGGGACTGATCGAAAAAGTCCATATCCGTAACGATCCCCTGAGCCATGAGGAACTCAACGAAATCAAGGTATTTCCGGTCTTTCAGATTGGTCCGGCAGCGGGGGCATACCAGAGATTTTGCCAGTTCCTGTTCCTGAAGAGGTTCGTTGCATTGCGGGCAGACGATCCCCTCGATCTTCATCTAAAACCTCCTCTAAAATGCCGCTGAATGTAAGCGAGAGGCTCCATTTCATCAAGCCCTTTTTCCAGCCTCTAAACCGTCGGGCAGTGCCGGGCGTCAGCGCCCGAAATCGTGCTTCATGCGCTCGTTGAGATAGGCCGCAAGCCGCCTGGCAAAACGGTCCGGGTTCCGTATGATCTGCCCCAATTGATGCCGCACCCTGGAACAGTGCTTTGATGAGGATGGCCTGATTTCGGGCAGACGACACCCTTTATACCGACAGACGGGAGGCAAAGGTTCCCCCCGGTGGCGACGGCCTCGCCCTAGTGCGGATAATCAGGGGCCCGCTCGGCCCGGAGTCAACGGCGGACGAGAGCATACCACTTAATCCGCCCCCTCGTACAGTCCCCTCCACAGCTCCCGCTCCGCATCGGTGAAAGGCTCATCGCGACGACCCTTTACCAGCTCCATTGTGGTCAGGCAATTCTCCAGGTCATAGCGCTGTCCGCCGTCGCACCCCCAGGCAAATGACGGTACCACCTTAGGGGGCAAGGACTCACCGAACACGTTGGCCGCAACACCTACCCGAGTGCCAGTGTAGAACAGAGTGCCGATAGCGCTCTTGGCGTGATCGCCCATAAAGAGACCCACGAGGAGGGAGCCTGTGTTCACCAACTTTCCGTTCACGTTCACCTTCACTTCACTGTAGTTGTTCTTGAGGTCGCTAATTGTGGTGCCGGCACCTAAGTTTACCCACGATCCAAGGTAGGCGTGACCCAGAAAGCCGTCGTGCTGCTTGTTGCTATAGCCCTGCATGATGGTCTCCTCCACCTGGCCTCCCACCTTACACACAGGCCCCAGGATCACCTCAGCAAGGATGCTGCCCGGCTTGACCTGGCACCCGGCTCCCAGGTAGCTGGGCCCGGCGATGACCACGTGTGAGGCGACGGCGGTGTTCTCCTCGATGATGACGGGGCCATTCCGCGTGTCCAGCACGGTGAAAGGGTCGAGAGTTACTCCTTTGCCAAGAAAGACCCCGCCGTTTCCCAGCACTTTCACGCCTGGTGGCACAGGGATGGGGCTGCTGCGGTACCACAGGCCAAAATCTACGCTGAGCTGCTCACCCGTGGCCGCGATGTGGTCCCACAGGTAGCCCATTAGCCGAGGACCGCCAGCCTTGACGGGGCCGGGGCTCTCGCCGCCACCGGAGCGCAAACTCTCGTATAACGCCTGCGATTCACCGGCAGTGAGGTTGCCTCCGGTCATGCGCCCCTCGACTCCCACAGCGCCCAGATTCGCACTTAGCTGCTTGAGTGCGGCCAAGTCCCACAGGGCGGCCCCGTTCATCCACAGGCCAACGCCAATTGGGTCAGGGTTGACTTTGAGGTCGGGATAGCGCTCCTGCACCACCGCTGCCAGCTGCGGGCGCACTACCAGCGCCAGAGGCTGGTCTCCCACCACCCGCCGGATGCGCTCCAGATGGGTCACCGCGCCGCAGCGCAGCTCGAACGTGGCCCGCGTCAGCGTGAGCGGTTCCAGGTTCAAGGCCTGTTGATCCTCGAAAACGTAGATCATTAATTGGGCCCTTTTTGGATAGCGGCAGCAGCGGGTTGGTGAGCGGCCCGGTTAACCCAAATCACACAATTTGAGCATCTGGGCGTATGATTTCCTCAGCCGACCGTTGGATCGTGGATGAATTTGGATGTTGTAAAGTGTGTCAGCAAATGGGCCTGCAAATCCGATGCGTCGCGGTGTTTCAATCACGCTGATAACCCTGGCTAATTGGACGTTAAGTTCAGGCTCCAGATTAACCACCGCCTCGAAGGTCTCACGGCGGAAGCGGGCCAGCATTACATCCAGATCAAACACGGGCGGACTTTGCTGCAGCAGGGGATAGTAAAAGACTACTTCTCTGGGGCCACTCAGGTCGTCTCGAAAGGTATCTGCCACAGCCACACGGATCAGGTCGCGCTTCACGTGCTGCATGAGCTTCTTGAAGAGGAATCTGCTGGCCTCAATGTGTTCCTTTTGCAAAGGGAACATGAACAGCAGGTTCCTGGGTTGGGGCTGCCGGAGAGAAAACTCAATCCCCCGCGGTGCCGACGTAATATAGCCCAAGGCCTTGTAGAGTCGAAATCGGGTGGTCATTATCATGGTGGTGCTGGTCAGGCGGGCCGCCTAATTTACCTCTCAGCACACCGGCATGCACATGGAAAGCGATCACAGCAGCCCAAGGCGACGCACATGCCTCACTCCAGATTATCCCAACCGGGGAGGCGGCTCTGTTTTAACTTTCCGCTCCGTGAAACCAATGCCTCAGATTCACCGGCTCACCTTACTGGGTCTATTATTGCTGGCCACTACCGCTGGTGGACAGACCTACCACTGGCCCACCGAGGCCAGCGACCGCATCACAGCCACCTTTGGTGCTATGCGTCACCGCCGCTACCACGCCGGCCTGGACATATCCACCAAGGGCATCACGGGCTACGAGGTCTACGCTATTGAGGACGGCTACGTGGAACGGCTGCTGGTTGGCGTTAACGGCTATGGCAAGGTGCTCTACGTGCGACTCAAAGACCGGCGTGTAGGAGTATATGCCCACCTGCAGAAGTTTTCCCGGCGGCTGGAGCAGCAGGTTAGATTCCTGCAGGAACGGCAGGGGACGTATGCCCTGGACCTGCGTTTCCAGCGCACCGAAAATCCCGTCAGGCGAGGTGACCTCATCGGCTATACTGGTGACACCGGCACCATTTCCGGGCCGCACTTGCATTTCGAACTGCGCGATGCCCGTAACCGTCCTCTTAACCCCCTGGTCAATGGGTTCGAGTTTGATGATGATGTCCCGCCGGAGTTCGTCTCCCTAGCCGTAATCCCCCTCGGGACCGAAACGGTGGCCCACGGCAGCCCCCTCCCTACAGTGCTCACCGCACGCAGAGTGCGGCCCCGGCGTTATGTTATCCGTGACACCATTGCCGTGAACGGTCCCTTTGGACTGGCTGTAGAAGCCCACGACCGATTGCCCCAGTCGAGATATCAACCCACCGTATACGGGCTGAGCCTCACTGTGGATGGCGCCCGGCACTACAGCGTCCAGTTTGACCGTTTTCGGTTTGCGGAGGGCCCCCTGGTGGAACTGGAGCGGGACCACAGCCAATGGCGCAGCAGCCGGGCCGACTTCCACCGGCTCTTTACAAGCCCCCACAGCGACTCACTTTCGTTTGTCCGCGAGAACTCCCGGGGTATCATGGAGCTGTCCCCGGGCTATCACCGATTCACCGTTAAGATCTGGGACAAAGTGTACAACGTTGCCACCCTCACCGGTGTCCTGGCCTACACCCCACCCACCCGGCTCAAGGCGGCGGCAGCCTGGTCGCGCCGTGACAAAGGGTGGGTGGTCACATTGGACGCCAGCACACCCCTGCGGGCCTATCACGCGTTCATCTTCAACAAGCGCGGGGAGCAGCTGGAGAGGTTCAGCCACAGCCTCAGCCAGCCATTGAAGCGGCGGCAGCGGTTTGTCGTGCCCGGCCGGGCAAGCACCGGTCGGATCGTACAGATCGTCGGCGTCGACCGCTGGGGCGCCCGGCTGGAACCGGTCCACGTAAGCCTCATGGCAAGCGAGGATCTGGCCCGGCAGCGCCAGTTTACACTCCAGACCCAGCACCTGGACAGCGGCGTCATATTCCAAATTACCAGCGACCTCTACCTGCCCACCGCACCGGAGATGCTCCTGCGGACCAATAGAGGAGTCCACCGGTATGCAACCCGCATGGTAAGCCCCGTGGCTTATCTGTCCCCCACTTTCCACCTTGCCCAATTGGAAGGACTGGAGGAGGTCATCGTCCGCGTCGATCTAAGCCCACCCTACGAGGTACGCATGCCCACTGTCAGCAAGGTGGCAATTCCCACGGAGCGGGGCCAGCTGGCCGACCCGGGAGGGAACTTTGTTGTGGATTTCCGGCCCGGCACATTTTACGACAGCACATTCGTGTGGTTGTCCCAGGCGGATGTGAAGCCACCCCGGGGCGCTCGCATGGTGGTGCTGCCTATCGCTGTGGAGCCGTTCACCCGGCCGTTCAAGGGCCCCATGCGCCTGCAGTTCACCGTCCCTGGTAACCGCCTCCTGCCAGAGCATGCCGGCATTTTTTATCTGGACGCTGAAGACGGCTGGGAGTTCATGGACCCTGCTGGCTCGCACACACGTGCTGAGCTGGTAGCCTCCCGCACCTATCGCACCCTCAGTTCAAGTGGCGAAATTTTTGCCCTGCTGGAGGAAAACGACCCTCCCCACATCCAGTTCCGCGAGCCGGATGCAGGCGCCACATACAGGCGGGCCGACCTGCAACGCATTCGCATCAATGTCGAAGATACCGTGACGGGCATCGCCGACGAGACGGCCATTTCGCTCACACTGGATGGCATGCCCCGCATATTTGAATATAATACGTTGCGAAACCTAGTCACTTACGTGCCGCCCAGGCCGCTGTCACCCGGTCGGCATCACATGGTCGTAACCGCTACGGATCAGCTGGGCAACACCGCCACTCACGCAATCGAGTTCTTCATCCAGTAATGTTTTTTCCCTACCGCGACGATAACCCGCAGATATTGGTGCCCTATGTCACGTATGGCATACTGGTGGTGAATGTGCTGATATTCCTCTATCAATCGCTACTGCCCGGCCCCATCGCCCAGCATGCCTTTGCTCTACGCTACGGCATCATTCCGGCTCACTTGTGGGGTGGCGATACGCTCTCAATCCTCGCTTACAACCAAGAGCTCCTTAGTGAAATCTATATCCATTTGAACGCAAGCTCTTTGATGGACGTGCAGCTCCTGCCCGGTGCTCTAACCATCATCACCTCCACCTTTCTCCACGGCGGATGGTTTCACATCATCGGCAACATGCTGTTCCTTTACGTCTTCGCAGATAACGTTGAGGGAGCTCTCGGGCACCGGCAGTTTGCGCTGTTTTATCTGTTGGCAGCCTTGGCCTCCGGCCTGCTGCAGGCGGCTGTCCTCCCCGAGAGTCAGGTAGTTGTAGTAGGCGCCAGCGGGGCCATCGCCGGCGTACTGGGAGGCTACCTGGTGCGCTATCCCAAGGCACGCGTTCATGTGCTGGTGTTCCTCGTCTTTTTCGTGACCACCATCCGACTGCCGGCGGCGGTGGTACTAGGCTTCTGGTTCCTGATGCAGGCCATCTCGGGGCTGGGCAGCTTGAGTGACCCAGCGTCGGGCGGCGTTGCCTGGTTCGGTCATATTGGCGGATTTCTGGCCGGTTTTTCCTACATGGGAATCACCCGTCTGGGCCGTAAATTTACATTTAAGCATGATTGATTTACAGGAGCTGATTCGGCAGGCACGCACTGCCCGGGAGCGGGCACGGGCGCCGTACAGTGGCTACCCAGTGGGGGCTGCCGTTCTTACAGCTGGTGGCTCCATCCATCTGGGGTGCAATGTGGAATCCGGCGCATTTTCCACCACGATCTGCGCTGAGCGCGTGGCCATTTTTGCCGCCCTTGCCGCTGGTGAACATACCTTCCAGGCCCTGGCGGTGGTCTCCCGCGACGGCGCCACACCCTGTGGTGCCTGCCGGCAGGTGATCCACGAACAGTGCGGCGAGATTCCCATTCACGTCGTCGGCGACGAAGATACTTCCAGCGCCCAGTTCACAACTTCCCAACTGTTGCCCAATCCTTTTGATTTCGAGCAGACCTGAGTCCAGGGCCATTCTTCTGGGCATCGCCGGTGGAACCGGGTCTGGCAAGACCTCCATTACCGAGGCCCTCATGAAAGAGCTGGGCCGCGAGGAGGTCGTAGCGCTGGAACAGGACGCCTACTATCACGATCTGAGCCACCTGCAGCCCGCTGAACGGGCCCGCATTAACTTTGACCACCCTGATTCGGTGGACTTCAAACGCATGCGCCAGGACCTGAAGGCGCTGCTGAAGGGCAAATCGGTGGACGTGCCCATCTACGACTACACTGCCCACTCGCGCAAGCCCGAGACTCGCCACATCAGCGGACATCGCGTTATCATTCTGGAAGGCATCCTCGTTCTCACCGACCCGGACGTACGCGAGCTCATGGATATCAAGATCTACGTCGAGACCGCAGCTGATGTGCGCTTCATCCGCCGGATGATGCGAGACGTCAAAACACGGAACCGCTCCTTTGAATCGGTAGTTGATCAATATTACAAGACTGTGCGCCCCATGCATGCCCAGTTTGTGGAGCCCACCAAACGCTACGCAGATATCATCATTCCCGAGGGCGGCCAAAATCGTGTGGCCATTGACATTCTCACCACCAAAATTCTCGCCCTGCTGGGTGAGGGCATGCCAACCGGTAAAGTTATTGCTCCATGACCCGCCGCGCCCAACATGGCCCTGCCGAGCACGGACCCGCCGGGCATGGCGGTTGGATCGAGCTCATCAGCGGCAGCATGTTCAGCGGTAAAAGCGAGGAGCTTATCCGGCGACTCCGACGGGCCCAAATCGCCCGGCAGTCCGTGGCCATATTCAAGCCCAGGATGGATGACCGCTACAGCGCCGACGAGATCGTCAGCCATAGCCAGCTGCGCATACCTTCAACCCCGGTGGATACCGCTGACGAAATCCTGCGGCATGCCCATGAGGCCGACGTCATCGGCGTGGATGAGGCCCAGTTTTTTACCGACGACATTGTGGCGGTGGTCAAAAATCTGGCGGAGCAGGGCAAGCGGGTCGTTGTGGCGGGCCTTGACAAGGACTTCCGCGGGCAGCCCTTTGGCGCTATCCCCCAACTCATGGCAGAAGCGGAATACGTCACCAAAACCCTGGCTATCTGCATGCGCTGCGGAGAACCGGCCAACTTCACCCAGCGGCTGACCCAGGACAACCGCCAGATCCTCATCGGCGAGACCGATATTTACGAGGCCCGCTGCCGCAGCTGCTTCGAGCCACCGGAGGACTAATGGGACGCTTTACCGGCATCATCGGAATGTTCGTCTTGCTGGGCCTGGCCCTGGCCATGTCCAACAACCGCAAGGCCATCAATCTGCGCCTGGTGGGCTGGGGTCTCGGGCTGCAGCTGATCTTTGCCCTGTTCATTTTGAAGTCGCCCATCGGCCAGCCTTTCTTCAGTCTCGTGGATAAGTTGATCCGTCAGCTGCTGGCCTACTCCGATGCTGGGAGCGACTTTCTGTTCAAGTCCTTCAGTGGCGGGGTCGTCGAGGCGCCCCTGCTGAATTTTGCCTTCCGGGTGCTGCCCACCATCATCTTCTTCTCGTCGCTCATGGCCCTGATGTACCATCTCGGTATCATGCAGCGAGCCATTAAGGGTATCGCCCGGATCATGCAGAGGACCATGGGCACCAGCGGCGCCGAGACGCTGAGTGTCTCCGCCAATATCTTCGTGGGACAGACGGAGGCGCCACTCATGGTTCGCCCGTTCATAGAGGGCATGACCCGCTCGGAGCTCACCGCCGTAATGGTCGGCGGCTATGCCACCGTTGCCGGTGGGGTCATGGCCATCTATGTGAAAATGCTGCCCGATGTCCCCGGTATTGCCGGCCACCTTATGGCCGCGTCGATCATGAGTGCCCCGGCGGCCTTGGTCATGGCGAAGATCATCTATCCTGAGACCGAGAAACCCCAGACCCTCGGGGAGTTGAAAATCAGTGTGAAAAAAGTGGATGATAACGCCATGGAGGCATTGGCACGGGGCGCCACCGATGGGCTCAAGCTGGCTGCCAATGTGGGGGCCATGCTCATCGCTTTCGTGGCTATGGTGGCCCTGATTAACGGGGTGCTGGGACTTGCCGGCGGGGTGCTGGGACTTGACGGCCTCACGCTTCAGGGGATATTAGGCTACATATTCAGTCCGCTGGCATGGACGATGGGAGTACCCTGGAGTGACGCGCACATGCTGGGGACGCTTATGGGCGAAAAACTGGTGCTCACCGAGCTCATCGCTTACGGCGACCTAGGCGCGCTACGTGCCGAAAATGCCATCTCCGATCGCGCCGCCATCATCGCCAGCTATGCGCTCTGCGGCTTTGCCAACTTCGCCTCCATCGGTATTCAACTCGGCGGCATTGGCGGCATTGCCCCCTCCCGCCGAAAGGATCTGGCCAAAATTGTATTCAAAGCCATGCTCGGCGGAGCACTGGCCTCCTGGCTCACCGCCTCCCTCGCCGGGATCCTTATCTAGCAGTGCGTCTGATCCTTATGGGGCCTCCCGGTGTGGGCAAGGGCACCCAGTCACGACTCATTTCAGAGCACTTCAGCGTCCCGCAGGTTTCTACCGGCGACATGCTCCGGGACCACATCCGCGACGGTACTGACCTGGGCAGGCAGACCCAGAAAACGCTGGCGGAGGGAAAACTTATCCCCGATGACATCATCCTGGACATGGTCAAAACCAGACTCAGCGACGACGAAGCCGCCAACGGATTCATCTTGGACGGGTTTCCCCGCACGGTGCCGCAGGGGATGGGGCTCGGCGTCATCCTGGAGCGTCTGGCCGTGGCCCTGAATGCCATTATCGTCATTGACGTCAAGGAGGATGTGCTCCTTCACCGCCTCACCGCCCGCCGCACCTGCACCCAATGTGGCGCCGTCTACAATCTGGTGATTCAGCCACCTCAGATCATGGGGGTCTGCGATCGATGCGGCGGCAAAGAGCTGGTCCAACGAGACGATGACAAGCCCGCGACCATTAGGAAGCGGTTGATAACTTACCGCCAGCAGACCCTGCCACTGCTCTCATATTACCGGCCTACTGGGCTGATCGCCGAGGTGAATGGGGAGGGCTCAGCAGGCGAGGTCTTTCAGCAGATTCTGGCGGTTTTGCCGGAGCCATCCTGACGCTCTGAAGCAGACGCGCCCCATGCCGGCAGCAGACAGACCGCCCGCCGCAATATGTTGACGCTGGGTATCACAGGGGGCATCGGCTCAGGCAAATCCACAGCCGCACGCTTCTTTGCCGACCGCGGAGCCCGTCTGTTCGACGCCGATGTGGAGGCCAAACAGATCCTGATGAACGATAGGGATGTTAGCCGCGCAGTGCAAGCTGCCTTCGGCGAAGCCGTGCTCAACGATACGGGCGCCATCGATGTCCACCGTCTGGCCGCCGCCAGTTTTGCCACCCCCGAGGCCCAGCAACGCCTCAACGCCATCATTCATCCGCAGGTTATTGCTGCCTCTGACCGTGGGATTGCGACTGCTCGCAGGGAGGGGGTGGCCCTGTATGTGCTGGATGTGCCCCTGCTCTTTGAGGCCCACATGGAGCTGGGGCTGGACCTGACACTCGTGGTGGTGGCCGACGAAGCCCTACGCTTTCAGCGGGCCCTGGCCAGGGGGAACCTCACGGAGAACGACTTACGGCGGCGGGCTACTCTGCAATTGACCGATGAGGAGCGCCGTGCACAAGCCGATCACATCATTGACAACAACGGAACACTGGATGATTTGAACCGCCAACTCCAACGGCTCTTCGACACGCTCATGATGGGGCCCGAATCCTAGATCTCTCCACCTCTAGCCGCACCGCGGGCACACTTCCGCCACCCCTGACCAAGAATGACCTTGCCAGCAGGTCGGAGGCGGAGGGAAGGGCAGTTGAAGTCTACGATCGCGACCCTAACCTGGTGGCCCGCCTGGATGCCCGCCAGGGTCCTGTGGTGATCAAATGGTTCGGCTGGCGCAACAGGCTGCAGGGCACGCTGAGCCCGTTTGCACGGGGACGTGCCTGGACGAGCTGGGAAGTGGCCCAGGCCCTGCGACAGGCGGACGTTCGCACCCCAAAACCCCTTTACGTCTTCGCCCAGCGGAGGCGAGGGGTTATCCGCGACAGTTTTTTCGTTGCTGCCGCTATCCACCCCCACCAGACCTTGCGCGACCTGCTGAAATCCGACGCACCACAGGACCTCATGGAGCAGGCGGTATCCGACCTGGCCAAGAGCATCGCTCGCATGCACCGGGCCGGCATTTTTCACCGGGATCTGACCACCGGCAATTTCCTGGTGGATGGTGACGGGCTGGTTCACATCGTGGACCTCAACCGGGCCCGCCAAAGGCCTCGGCTGTCGCCCCGCCAGCGGCTGGTGGACCTGGCCCGGCTCAGCTTCGCTGCCCGCGAC encodes the following:
- a CDS encoding DUF3467 domain-containing protein, whose product is MDTEGKTKTKQIQIELDEKVGAGEYANLAIVTHSPAEFIIDFSQIMPGMPKARVRSRIIMTPLHVKSFAAALTDNIKKFEARFGEIRVSQNDGAGEITFELPTDTLPN
- a CDS encoding M23 family metallopeptidase — encoded protein: MPQIHRLTLLGLLLLATTAGGQTYHWPTEASDRITATFGAMRHRRYHAGLDISTKGITGYEVYAIEDGYVERLLVGVNGYGKVLYVRLKDRRVGVYAHLQKFSRRLEQQVRFLQERQGTYALDLRFQRTENPVRRGDLIGYTGDTGTISGPHLHFELRDARNRPLNPLVNGFEFDDDVPPEFVSLAVIPLGTETVAHGSPLPTVLTARRVRPRRYVIRDTIAVNGPFGLAVEAHDRLPQSRYQPTVYGLSLTVDGARHYSVQFDRFRFAEGPLVELERDHSQWRSSRADFHRLFTSPHSDSLSFVRENSRGIMELSPGYHRFTVKIWDKVYNVATLTGVLAYTPPTRLKAAAAWSRRDKGWVVTLDASTPLRAYHAFIFNKRGEQLERFSHSLSQPLKRRQRFVVPGRASTGRIVQIVGVDRWGARLEPVHVSLMASEDLARQRQFTLQTQHLDSGVIFQITSDLYLPTAPEMLLRTNRGVHRYATRMVSPVAYLSPTFHLAQLEGLEEVIVRVDLSPPYEVRMPTVSKVAIPTERGQLADPGGNFVVDFRPGTFYDSTFVWLSQADVKPPRGARMVVLPIAVEPFTRPFKGPMRLQFTVPGNRLLPEHAGIFYLDAEDGWEFMDPAGSHTRAELVASRTYRTLSSSGEIFALLEENDPPHIQFREPDAGATYRRADLQRIRINVEDTVTGIADETAISLTLDGMPRIFEYNTLRNLVTYVPPRPLSPGRHHMVVTATDQLGNTATHAIEFFIQ
- a CDS encoding rhomboid family intramembrane serine protease, with the protein product MFFPYRDDNPQILVPYVTYGILVVNVLIFLYQSLLPGPIAQHAFALRYGIIPAHLWGGDTLSILAYNQELLSEIYIHLNASSLMDVQLLPGALTIITSTFLHGGWFHIIGNMLFLYVFADNVEGALGHRQFALFYLLAALASGLLQAAVLPESQVVVVGASGAIAGVLGGYLVRYPKARVHVLVFLVFFVTTIRLPAAVVLGFWFLMQAISGLGSLSDPASGGVAWFGHIGGFLAGFSYMGITRLGRKFTFKHD
- the cdd gene encoding cytidine deaminase gives rise to the protein MIDLQELIRQARTARERARAPYSGYPVGAAVLTAGGSIHLGCNVESGAFSTTICAERVAIFAALAAGEHTFQALAVVSRDGATPCGACRQVIHEQCGEIPIHVVGDEDTSSAQFTTSQLLPNPFDFEQT
- the udk gene encoding uridine kinase yields the protein MSSRPESRAILLGIAGGTGSGKTSITEALMKELGREEVVALEQDAYYHDLSHLQPAERARINFDHPDSVDFKRMRQDLKALLKGKSVDVPIYDYTAHSRKPETRHISGHRVIILEGILVLTDPDVRELMDIKIYVETAADVRFIRRMMRDVKTRNRSFESVVDQYYKTVRPMHAQFVEPTKRYADIIIPEGGQNRVAIDILTTKILALLGEGMPTGKVIAP
- a CDS encoding thymidine kinase, with product MTRRAQHGPAEHGPAGHGGWIELISGSMFSGKSEELIRRLRRAQIARQSVAIFKPRMDDRYSADEIVSHSQLRIPSTPVDTADEILRHAHEADVIGVDEAQFFTDDIVAVVKNLAEQGKRVVVAGLDKDFRGQPFGAIPQLMAEAEYVTKTLAICMRCGEPANFTQRLTQDNRQILIGETDIYEARCRSCFEPPED
- a CDS encoding NupC/NupG family nucleoside CNT transporter, which encodes MGRFTGIIGMFVLLGLALAMSNNRKAINLRLVGWGLGLQLIFALFILKSPIGQPFFSLVDKLIRQLLAYSDAGSDFLFKSFSGGVVEAPLLNFAFRVLPTIIFFSSLMALMYHLGIMQRAIKGIARIMQRTMGTSGAETLSVSANIFVGQTEAPLMVRPFIEGMTRSELTAVMVGGYATVAGGVMAIYVKMLPDVPGIAGHLMAASIMSAPAALVMAKIIYPETEKPQTLGELKISVKKVDDNAMEALARGATDGLKLAANVGAMLIAFVAMVALINGVLGLAGGVLGLDGLTLQGILGYIFSPLAWTMGVPWSDAHMLGTLMGEKLVLTELIAYGDLGALRAENAISDRAAIIASYALCGFANFASIGIQLGGIGGIAPSRRKDLAKIVFKAMLGGALASWLTASLAGILI
- a CDS encoding adenylate kinase, which codes for MRLILMGPPGVGKGTQSRLISEHFSVPQVSTGDMLRDHIRDGTDLGRQTQKTLAEGKLIPDDIILDMVKTRLSDDEAANGFILDGFPRTVPQGMGLGVILERLAVALNAIIVIDVKEDVLLHRLTARRTCTQCGAVYNLVIQPPQIMGVCDRCGGKELVQRDDDKPATIRKRLITYRQQTLPLLSYYRPTGLIAEVNGEGSAGEVFQQILAVLPEPS
- a CDS encoding dephospho-CoA kinase — protein: MLTLGITGGIGSGKSTAARFFADRGARLFDADVEAKQILMNDRDVSRAVQAAFGEAVLNDTGAIDVHRLAAASFATPEAQQRLNAIIHPQVIAASDRGIATARREGVALYVLDVPLLFEAHMELGLDLTLVVVADEALRFQRALARGNLTENDLRRRATLQLTDEERRAQADHIIDNNGTLDDLNRQLQRLFDTLMMGPES
- a CDS encoding phosphotransferase; the encoded protein is MARLDARQGPVVIKWFGWRNRLQGTLSPFARGRAWTSWEVAQALRQADVRTPKPLYVFAQRRRGVIRDSFFVAAAIHPHQTLRDLLKSDAPQDLMEQAVSDLAKSIARMHRAGIFHRDLTTGNFLVDGDGLVHIVDLNRARQRPRLSPRQRLVDLARLSFAARDSEISRRLRHTFFQVYAAGNDAQVDWEGGYARYRRQRLARRQWKLRLRRLLNGK